A window of Mucilaginibacter paludis DSM 18603 contains these coding sequences:
- a CDS encoding glycoside hydrolase, with the protein MTNNKITNLRWLLVILILVGATSNVIAQKPPVKKSITSDTVFNVTIDLNKIAQTIENIGASGCWYSEWIGKYWPAAKKEKIAELLFSRSFDKQGNPAGIGLSAWRFNIGAGTFEQGDTSGIKDFAKRTESFLDKNGTYDWNKQTGYQFFLKKAHQYGVNTLIAFSNSPPVQFTKNGLGYKTERDFKANLKEDSYQHYARFLANVMKHFDKQGIHFQYISPVNEPQWDWSNKYMHGSQEGSPWKNEDIYKITRLLNNELDNAHLGSEILLTEAGMLTYLYGGKTGASHQIQDFFNAKSHLYLGALSHVPKIIGGHSYYTESNDSSLVATRKNLADTADKYHVKYWQSEYSMLADGYKEGAQGKVSAMDCALFLAKIIHTDLSVGNATAWQFWNAYEPGSAKYDTRYYLIALKPKPDFKNGDFVITKNLWAIGSYSRFVRPGMKRIITTVSNHGNHGKLMLTSYIDDKGGLVIVGINYGMADAPINLAIKNPKRAYQTLSRYLTAGADGLDMKTSGIQPYHKQITLPARSISTIVIN; encoded by the coding sequence ATGACGAACAATAAAATAACGAATTTGAGATGGCTTTTAGTCATATTGATACTGGTTGGTGCCACTTCTAATGTTATTGCTCAGAAGCCGCCGGTAAAAAAAAGCATTACATCAGATACGGTATTTAACGTTACCATTGATTTAAATAAAATAGCTCAAACTATTGAAAACATTGGAGCCTCGGGTTGCTGGTATTCCGAATGGATAGGGAAATATTGGCCTGCTGCGAAAAAGGAGAAAATAGCCGAATTGTTATTTAGCCGAAGCTTTGATAAGCAGGGTAACCCAGCGGGAATTGGTTTATCAGCATGGCGGTTTAACATTGGCGCCGGTACTTTTGAACAAGGGGATACCAGCGGAATAAAGGATTTTGCAAAACGGACAGAAAGTTTTTTAGATAAGAACGGTACTTATGATTGGAATAAGCAAACAGGCTACCAGTTTTTTTTGAAAAAGGCACATCAATATGGCGTAAATACACTCATCGCGTTTTCAAATTCGCCGCCTGTACAGTTTACTAAAAACGGTTTGGGGTATAAAACCGAACGCGATTTTAAAGCTAATTTAAAAGAAGATTCGTATCAGCATTACGCTCGCTTTTTAGCTAATGTGATGAAACACTTTGATAAGCAGGGGATACATTTTCAATACATCAGTCCGGTTAACGAGCCGCAATGGGATTGGTCAAACAAATACATGCACGGCAGCCAGGAGGGTTCACCCTGGAAAAATGAAGACATTTACAAGATCACCAGGTTGTTAAACAACGAACTGGACAATGCCCATCTGGGTAGTGAAATTTTGTTAACAGAAGCAGGTATGTTAACCTATCTGTACGGCGGGAAAACCGGTGCATCGCACCAGATACAAGATTTTTTTAATGCCAAAAGCCATTTGTACCTGGGGGCATTAAGCCACGTTCCTAAAATAATAGGCGGGCACAGCTATTATACCGAATCAAATGATAGTTCGCTTGTGGCTACACGTAAAAATCTGGCCGATACCGCAGATAAATACCACGTTAAATATTGGCAGTCGGAATATTCAATGCTGGCCGATGGCTATAAAGAAGGAGCACAGGGCAAAGTATCTGCAATGGATTGCGCCCTGTTTTTAGCCAAAATAATCCATACCGACTTAAGTGTGGGCAATGCTACTGCATGGCAGTTTTGGAACGCTTATGAACCCGGCAGCGCCAAATACGATACCCGCTATTACCTCATCGCCCTTAAACCTAAGCCAGATTTTAAGAATGGAGATTTTGTAATTACTAAAAACCTTTGGGCCATAGGTAGTTATAGCCGCTTTGTGCGCCCCGGCATGAAACGGATAATTACCACCGTGAGTAACCACGGAAACCACGGTAAACTAATGCTAACATCGTACATTGACGATAAGGGCGGGCTGGTTATCGTTGGTATTAATTACGGTATGGCCGATGCACCAATTAACCTGGCTATAAAAAATCCAAAAAGAGCGTATCAAACGCTGTCGCGGTATCTTACAGCAGGTGCGGATGGTTTGGATATGAAAACATCTGGCATACAACCTTATCATAAACAAATTACGCTGCCGGCCAGGTCAATTTCAACCATCGTTATCAATTAA
- a CDS encoding glycerophosphodiester phosphodiesterase family protein, which translates to MNKHQNLALAFFLIAFSQMTNAQSLTRADSLVKQLHNPADKKIMVTAHRGDWRNAPENSLAAFKNAIKMGVDIIELDLAQTKDGVIVIMHDQTIDRTTNGKGKPGDFTLSEIKSFRLKNGLGRVTDHTIPTLQEVMLLVKGKVLINLDKSYPYYNEAYAILKNTGTLKQAIFKTDERYAEVKKRYPSILDSITFMAVIDLDKPDARQILTNYQQYMHPVAFELNFKTDTSSLLRDNKFINTNGSRIWINSLWASLNAGHDDDTAVDKGNTRDSWDWLIAHGATMIQTDRPKELLLYLKQKGLHR; encoded by the coding sequence ATGAATAAACATCAAAATTTAGCTCTTGCATTTTTTCTGATCGCATTTAGCCAGATGACCAATGCCCAATCTTTAACCCGCGCCGATAGCCTGGTTAAACAACTGCATAACCCGGCAGATAAGAAGATTATGGTAACCGCGCACCGCGGCGATTGGCGCAACGCTCCCGAAAACTCGTTAGCCGCTTTTAAAAATGCCATCAAAATGGGCGTTGATATCATTGAGCTTGATCTCGCTCAAACCAAAGACGGTGTAATTGTAATTATGCACGACCAGACTATTGATCGTACCACCAATGGCAAAGGTAAGCCGGGCGATTTTACGCTGAGTGAAATCAAAAGCTTCCGTTTAAAAAATGGCCTGGGCAGGGTTACCGACCATACCATACCCACTTTACAGGAAGTGATGTTATTGGTAAAAGGCAAGGTGTTGATTAACCTGGATAAAAGCTATCCTTATTATAATGAGGCTTACGCGATATTAAAAAACACAGGTACGCTTAAACAGGCGATATTTAAAACGGATGAACGCTATGCAGAGGTGAAAAAAAGGTATCCGTCTATTTTAGATAGCATCACCTTTATGGCCGTAATTGACCTGGATAAACCTGATGCACGACAAATTTTAACCAACTATCAGCAATACATGCACCCGGTAGCTTTCGAACTTAATTTTAAAACCGATACATCGTCGTTGCTGCGCGATAACAAATTTATAAACACAAACGGATCAAGAATATGGATCAATTCGTTGTGGGCAAGCTTAAATGCCGGTCATGACGATGATACCGCCGTAGACAAGGGAAATACCAGGGATAGCTGGGATTGGCTGATTGCTCATGGTGCCACCATGATTCAAACCGACAGGCCCAAAGAGTTGTTATTATACCTGAAGCAAAAGGGCTTACACCGATAG
- a CDS encoding ComEC/Rec2 family competence protein, with protein sequence MKLKILLCLVFTVVHVYGQKQPKNQELPPWEAGMLDIHFINAGRGNASFMVMPDATTMLIDAGDMNAAEFEKANFPLKVSPALPNNSLRPGQWIAAYIKQAMPLNRKPAIDYALITHFHGDHYGNIEKESPLSASGAYQLSGLTDVGDQLPIANLLDRGYPDYSYPVDLKKYYSNNLTFINYLAFINYQQKHQGLKAAALMAGSNQQIKLLFDKSRYPDFSVRNIKSNGSIWSGHEDGISTCFTQEQILEKGKFNENPLSNAIKISYGPFTYYAGGDNTGYEGDFYPGRRDVETPMAKAIGKVEAMTLNHHGNRDANNDAFIKTLSPKIVVEQSWCSDQPGQELAFRLTQKNTSGDSIQVFNTYMQPETRAYLGFWIAKTFKSLEGHVLIRVMKGGETYEIYLLDDRSTTLKVTNLFGPYTVNKH encoded by the coding sequence ATGAAATTGAAAATATTATTGTGCCTGGTATTTACTGTTGTTCATGTTTATGGGCAAAAGCAACCCAAAAACCAGGAGTTGCCGCCCTGGGAGGCTGGTATGCTGGATATCCACTTTATCAATGCAGGGAGGGGCAACGCCAGTTTTATGGTGATGCCAGATGCCACCACCATGCTGATAGATGCGGGAGACATGAACGCCGCTGAATTTGAAAAGGCAAATTTTCCGCTTAAAGTATCACCGGCATTGCCCAATAATTCACTAAGGCCCGGCCAATGGATTGCCGCTTATATTAAACAGGCGATGCCTTTAAACCGGAAACCGGCTATTGACTACGCGCTGATCACCCATTTTCATGGTGATCATTATGGCAATATTGAAAAAGAAAGCCCTTTATCGGCCAGCGGAGCTTATCAGCTATCGGGCTTAACCGATGTTGGCGATCAACTCCCTATCGCAAATTTGCTGGATAGGGGATACCCGGACTATAGCTACCCTGTGGATCTTAAAAAGTACTACAGCAACAATTTAACTTTTATCAATTACCTGGCATTTATCAATTATCAGCAAAAACACCAAGGCTTAAAAGCGGCGGCATTAATGGCAGGCAGCAATCAGCAGATCAAATTATTGTTTGATAAAAGCCGCTACCCGGATTTCTCAGTTCGTAATATCAAATCGAATGGATCAATCTGGTCGGGCCACGAGGATGGAATTTCGACCTGCTTTACTCAGGAGCAAATTCTTGAAAAAGGCAAGTTTAACGAGAATCCTTTAAGCAATGCCATTAAAATAAGCTATGGCCCCTTTACCTATTATGCGGGAGGTGATAATACCGGCTACGAAGGTGATTTTTATCCGGGCAGGAGGGATGTGGAAACACCGATGGCCAAAGCGATAGGTAAAGTAGAAGCCATGACGCTCAATCATCACGGAAACCGCGATGCCAACAACGATGCCTTCATCAAAACCTTATCGCCCAAAATAGTGGTGGAGCAAAGCTGGTGTTCTGACCAGCCGGGGCAGGAACTGGCTTTTCGCTTAACGCAAAAAAATACTTCCGGCGATAGCATCCAGGTTTTTAATACTTATATGCAGCCCGAAACCAGGGCTTATTTGGGCTTTTGGATTGCCAAAACATTTAAAAGCCTGGAAGGGCATGTTTTGATCCGTGTGATGAAGGGCGGCGAAACGTATGAGATATACCTGCTCGATGATCGGAGTACTACCTTAAAAGTAACCAACTTATTTGGTCCCTATACCGTGAACAAACATTAA
- a CDS encoding beta-L-arabinofuranosidase domain-containing protein: MMKIKFHQIISILMPLVIGLIFGSAAAVAQSAQAVMVAQISNRPVNASYISNRSPLSHIYFIKLPTGSIKAGGWLKKTLELQRDGLTGNLGEISIWLSKTNNAWLNKQGKGEYGWEELPYWLKGYADIGYMLGDQKMIAESKFWIDAVLNNQRDNGDFGPDRKKNGNRDLWTNMPMLWCLQSYYEYCGDARVIPFMTRYFKYELAVPDDQFLKDYWEKSRGGDNLSSVYWLYNRTGDAFLLNLAAKIDRNTADWRQAGNLPNWHNVNVAQGFREPAAFYQQSHVAKDLEATYHDFNLIRSLYGQMPGGMFAADENARQGYNDPRQAVETCGMVEQMTSDQMLLGITGDRFWAENCEDVAFNTFPAAFMPDYKSLRYLTAANMVVSDGKNHNPGIDNSGPFLMMNPFSSRCCQHNHAAGWVYYAENSWMATPDNGIAALLYTEGQVSAKVGDGTAVQITETTRYPFTDQVNFVVKTPKPVNFPLYLRVPAWCKTASVRVNGLVVKVDTATGDYIKISNLWKNGDQITLHLPMQLTVRQWANNKNSVSINYGPLTYSLKIEEQYLKKESTATATGDSRWQAGANPEKWPSYEIHPASAWNYGLILDKAHLENSVEVIKRAWPKDDNPFTNFNAPIELKVKGKKILAWTIDQYGLCGLLPPSPVKTDEVVSQLTLVPMGGARLRITAFPEIE; encoded by the coding sequence ATGATGAAAATAAAATTTCACCAGATCATATCAATCCTCATGCCTTTGGTAATCGGGTTGATTTTTGGATCTGCTGCGGCCGTGGCTCAATCTGCTCAAGCTGTAATGGTTGCCCAAATTAGTAACCGGCCCGTTAATGCTTCATACATAAGCAACCGCTCTCCTTTGTCGCATATTTATTTTATTAAATTGCCTACGGGCAGTATCAAGGCAGGTGGCTGGTTAAAAAAAACACTTGAACTACAGCGCGACGGCCTTACCGGCAACCTGGGCGAAATTAGTATCTGGCTCTCAAAAACCAATAACGCTTGGTTAAACAAACAAGGAAAAGGCGAATATGGCTGGGAAGAGTTACCGTACTGGCTTAAAGGGTATGCAGATATAGGCTACATGCTGGGTGATCAAAAAATGATTGCCGAATCGAAATTTTGGATTGACGCTGTTCTGAATAATCAGCGCGACAACGGAGATTTTGGCCCCGACCGGAAAAAAAACGGGAACCGCGACTTATGGACCAATATGCCCATGTTATGGTGCCTGCAATCATACTATGAGTATTGCGGCGATGCCAGGGTGATCCCTTTCATGACCAGGTATTTTAAGTATGAATTAGCTGTACCCGACGATCAGTTTTTAAAAGATTACTGGGAAAAGAGCAGGGGCGGCGATAACCTGAGTAGTGTATACTGGCTTTACAACCGTACCGGAGATGCGTTTTTGCTTAACCTGGCCGCTAAAATAGACAGAAATACAGCCGATTGGCGGCAGGCCGGTAATCTGCCCAACTGGCACAACGTTAACGTGGCGCAGGGTTTCAGGGAACCGGCGGCATTTTACCAGCAGAGCCATGTTGCAAAAGACCTTGAAGCAACTTATCATGATTTTAATTTAATCAGAAGCCTTTATGGCCAAATGCCAGGTGGCATGTTTGCTGCTGATGAAAATGCCCGCCAGGGTTATAACGACCCGAGACAGGCTGTTGAAACCTGCGGTATGGTTGAGCAAATGACATCAGACCAAATGCTGCTGGGGATTACAGGAGATAGGTTTTGGGCCGAAAATTGTGAAGATGTGGCTTTCAATACGTTTCCTGCGGCTTTTATGCCCGACTACAAATCATTGCGGTATTTAACCGCCGCAAACATGGTAGTGAGCGATGGCAAAAATCATAACCCGGGTATTGATAACAGCGGTCCGTTTTTAATGATGAACCCTTTTAGTAGTCGTTGCTGCCAGCATAATCATGCGGCGGGCTGGGTTTACTATGCCGAAAATAGCTGGATGGCAACCCCCGATAACGGAATTGCTGCATTGCTATACACTGAAGGGCAGGTTAGTGCTAAAGTTGGTGATGGTACGGCCGTACAAATAACGGAAACTACCCGCTATCCTTTTACGGACCAGGTAAACTTTGTGGTGAAAACACCAAAGCCGGTAAATTTTCCTTTGTATCTGCGTGTTCCCGCCTGGTGCAAAACTGCCTCAGTACGAGTTAATGGGCTTGTTGTAAAAGTTGACACAGCCACCGGCGATTACATTAAAATTAGTAATTTATGGAAAAACGGCGATCAAATCACCCTCCATTTGCCTATGCAATTAACAGTAAGGCAGTGGGCAAATAATAAAAACAGCGTTAGCATCAATTATGGGCCGCTAACCTATTCTTTAAAAATTGAGGAGCAGTATCTTAAAAAAGAAAGCACCGCTACCGCTACGGGCGACTCGCGCTGGCAAGCAGGCGCTAACCCCGAAAAGTGGCCCTCGTACGAAATTCATCCGGCATCCGCCTGGAACTATGGCCTCATTTTAGATAAGGCACACCTGGAAAACTCTGTTGAAGTGATCAAAAGGGCATGGCCAAAAGATGATAATCCCTTCACCAACTTCAACGCGCCAATTGAGTTAAAAGTTAAAGGCAAAAAAATTCTCGCATGGACCATTGATCAATATGGTCTGTGCGGATTATTGCCCCCGAGCCCCGTAAAAACAGACGAAGTTGTTAGCCAATTAACCCTGGTGCCTATGGGAGGTGCCAGATTGAGGATTACAGCTTTTCCTGAAATTGAATGA
- a CDS encoding RagB/SusD family nutrient uptake outer membrane protein, which produces MKKKFIIIIALICVSAASCKKELYQNPSTSKDISKFLTNQTEMEEYVNAVYGNLQSTGLYGLYLPAFAEIPSDNTYDQVPSNDNGNYGQLDQFAIIPSNDIVETTWRDSYQAIQKANVVLNRIDAIAYSTAALKQSRKGEMLFIRALMYFNIVRLYGDVPLVTTETTDPNQAFGQGRLATAKIYDQIKTDLTAAIGFLPDAPSQPGRVIKTAAEALLGKVYLTLKDYTNAETQLLTVVNSGRHALLPKVQDVFAVSNENNKEIIFSVQFTSGVNGNSEGSAMYQQFSPSATVSGAKGHNLPTLSLYNLYAVGDLRKGVYVTLAPTGAPFDNKLSAPPSTVITDGPSDYVVLRYADVILMLAEVENELGNSTSSAGYLNMIRNRAGLANTAATGTVDLRDAISLERRLELIGEGSRWFDLLRTGTAVGIMNQWFKDNNILISIDQHNLLMPVPQSQVNTDPAIKQNPGY; this is translated from the coding sequence ATGAAAAAGAAATTTATCATCATCATCGCATTAATTTGTGTTAGTGCGGCATCATGCAAAAAAGAACTCTATCAAAATCCTTCTACTTCAAAAGATATCAGCAAGTTTCTGACTAATCAAACCGAAATGGAAGAATATGTTAATGCTGTTTATGGTAATCTTCAGTCCACCGGCTTGTATGGTTTATATCTGCCCGCCTTTGCCGAAATACCATCAGACAACACTTATGATCAGGTGCCATCAAATGACAACGGAAATTACGGTCAGCTTGATCAGTTTGCCATTATCCCCTCGAATGATATTGTTGAAACTACCTGGAGAGATTCATACCAGGCTATTCAAAAAGCCAATGTGGTTTTAAACCGGATAGATGCCATTGCCTACTCCACCGCGGCTTTAAAACAATCGCGTAAAGGAGAAATGCTGTTCATCCGGGCGCTGATGTATTTTAACATCGTGAGGTTATATGGTGATGTACCGTTAGTTACCACCGAGACCACCGACCCTAACCAGGCCTTTGGCCAGGGCCGCCTGGCAACCGCCAAGATTTACGATCAAATTAAAACCGACTTAACAGCCGCTATCGGCTTTCTGCCCGATGCGCCATCGCAGCCGGGCAGGGTGATCAAAACCGCAGCCGAAGCTTTATTAGGAAAAGTTTATCTGACGTTAAAAGATTATACCAATGCCGAAACACAATTGCTAACGGTAGTCAATTCAGGCAGGCATGCGTTGCTGCCAAAAGTACAGGATGTGTTTGCGGTAAGTAATGAAAACAATAAGGAGATCATCTTCTCTGTTCAGTTTACTTCCGGCGTTAACGGAAACTCCGAGGGAAGTGCTATGTACCAGCAATTTAGCCCTTCTGCTACTGTAAGCGGAGCTAAAGGCCATAATTTGCCAACCTTAAGTTTGTATAACCTGTATGCTGTCGGCGATTTGCGTAAAGGTGTTTATGTTACTTTAGCACCCACAGGCGCCCCGTTTGATAATAAGCTAAGTGCCCCTCCAAGTACAGTAATAACCGATGGACCGAGCGACTATGTGGTACTGCGCTATGCGGATGTAATACTGATGCTGGCCGAAGTTGAAAATGAATTGGGTAATTCAACCTCGTCAGCAGGTTATTTAAACATGATCAGGAACAGGGCGGGCTTAGCCAATACCGCAGCTACCGGTACTGTTGATCTGCGCGATGCTATTTCGTTAGAGCGGAGGCTTGAACTGATTGGCGAGGGTAGCCGTTGGTTTGACCTGCTCCGTACCGGAACCGCTGTAGGCATCATGAATCAGTGGTTTAAAGACAATAATATTTTGATCTCGATTGACCAGCATAACCTGCTAATGCCCGTTCCTCAATCACAGGTCAATACCGATCCTGCCATTAAGCAAAATCCGGGCTATTGA
- a CDS encoding TonB-dependent receptor has protein sequence MKITVFLIAIMCLRVSAATYAQNISISEKNAPIEKVIGQIKKQSNYVFWYESKLLKHALPVSINLQNGTIQQALDILVKDQALVYNIVDNTVVINEKTTPSGQPQLTLNIEGKVTDDKGMPLPGVSILIKGTQKGTVTDKNGNYKLAVERDQVLVFSFIGFKRKEVVVTGQQEINIALEVGQSQLNDVVVIGYGNQSREKLTSSISKVKSADLSRYSGASFAQQLAGKAAGVVINDGSAQPGTDPQIVIRGIGTLTAGRSPLVVVDGFPMSEGSSFNSINPQDIESIDVLKDAAAGAIYGSRAANGVILITTKKGSADKVKVSLDVYSGFQERHDNLRYVDAYQAAVYFTEARDNAYLSEDPTHRSITDDRATRVSKGASLRDLRLNYLQPYLDNQPGLTNTNWLNEVFRKAQLSSYNFSVSGGAGKTTYYISANYFKQDGIVINNGLERFSGTVKIESKLSKMFTYGISINPSYTKDKYFNNNSNNSNDVVSDITISYPFFTAYNADGSPTVSQQIKANTPEDGALAENPVALALLVKNNRNDFRTFGNTYLTFEPLPGLKIKTLAGADVRTNFYDVYSPSTVGGYRQSAPKPAVATETDGNIYNYISENTINYSQSIGRHNFDVLAGYTFQSETASSTTINGSGIPDDNITNIAGASAFTASTDRYTWAQISYLARIQYSYLDKYLLSGTLRRDGSSRFGDNNKWGNFPSVTAGYVISKESFFPQNNIVTFAKLRASWGAAGNNQVGNYSAKALVGSTSVNPNNVNNYNYNYVFGSTLASGFAATTTANNNLTWETKTSTDLGIDIGLFQNINIAADYYNSTTKNLLLDVPIPEQSGFVSSIQNIGKVSNEGFELELTGNNLKAGAFVFGFNGNIATNQNKVLALAPGQTQIIKGAESNFVTKVGGPVAEYYGYNITGVYKDQNSINATPHLAGTLVGDYMVEDVNHDGVIDSRDQKGFGTYNPKFTYGFGGSVNYKRFELNVSFNGVAGRKIFDRGLATLDDSGEGFSMPSQYYFDNRYNPVSNPNGTYAAPNLGNLSAARRLTKSASFSYDDASYLRLRNVQLAYNLPDAWTSKIKVSHIRLYTTANNLFTWTKYRGYNPDATSSNVLTNGLANTNYPVARSFIFGANVTF, from the coding sequence ATGAAAATCACTGTGTTTTTAATAGCTATTATGTGCCTGCGGGTATCGGCTGCTACTTATGCGCAAAACATCAGTATTTCCGAAAAAAATGCGCCTATTGAGAAAGTGATCGGCCAGATCAAAAAACAAAGTAATTACGTATTCTGGTACGAAAGCAAATTGTTAAAGCATGCGTTGCCTGTAAGCATTAACCTGCAAAATGGAACCATTCAGCAGGCCCTGGACATATTGGTCAAAGATCAGGCGCTGGTTTACAATATTGTTGATAATACAGTAGTCATCAACGAAAAAACAACGCCTTCAGGCCAGCCGCAGTTAACGTTAAATATAGAGGGAAAAGTAACCGATGATAAAGGCATGCCGTTGCCTGGCGTAAGCATTTTAATTAAGGGCACCCAAAAAGGAACCGTAACCGATAAAAATGGCAATTACAAATTAGCCGTTGAACGCGACCAGGTGCTTGTTTTTTCGTTTATCGGTTTTAAACGGAAAGAGGTTGTAGTTACCGGGCAGCAGGAAATCAATATCGCGCTCGAGGTAGGGCAATCACAATTGAATGATGTGGTCGTGATCGGCTACGGCAATCAATCGCGCGAAAAACTAACCAGTTCGATATCTAAAGTAAAGTCTGCAGACCTTAGTCGTTATTCGGGTGCCAGTTTTGCGCAGCAACTTGCCGGTAAAGCGGCGGGTGTTGTCATCAACGATGGCTCCGCTCAACCAGGTACAGATCCGCAGATCGTTATCCGCGGTATTGGTACCTTAACTGCCGGCCGCTCGCCTTTGGTAGTGGTTGATGGTTTTCCTATGTCTGAAGGGAGTAGTTTTAATTCGATCAATCCGCAGGATATCGAATCGATAGACGTACTGAAGGATGCCGCCGCAGGTGCCATCTATGGTTCGAGGGCGGCCAATGGCGTTATCCTGATCACCACTAAAAAAGGTAGTGCCGATAAAGTAAAAGTATCTTTAGATGTTTATTCGGGTTTCCAGGAAAGACATGATAACCTCAGGTACGTAGACGCTTACCAGGCTGCCGTATATTTTACCGAGGCCCGCGATAATGCTTATCTTTCTGAAGATCCTACCCACCGCAGCATTACTGATGACAGGGCTACCAGGGTATCCAAAGGTGCCAGCTTACGTGATTTGAGGTTAAATTATCTGCAACCTTACCTGGATAATCAACCCGGTTTAACCAATACCAACTGGCTCAATGAAGTTTTCCGTAAAGCGCAACTGAGCAGTTACAATTTTTCGGTATCTGGCGGAGCAGGGAAAACCACTTATTACATTTCGGCCAATTACTTTAAACAGGATGGTATCGTGATCAATAATGGTTTGGAAAGATTCAGCGGTACGGTTAAGATAGAATCCAAATTGTCTAAAATGTTCACCTATGGTATCTCCATTAATCCTTCGTATACCAAAGACAAATATTTTAACAATAACAGTAATAACTCCAATGATGTGGTAAGTGATATAACCATCAGCTATCCATTCTTCACGGCATACAACGCCGACGGCTCTCCAACGGTTAGCCAGCAAATCAAAGCCAACACACCCGAAGACGGCGCACTTGCCGAAAACCCGGTTGCCCTGGCGCTGCTGGTTAAGAACAACAGGAATGATTTCCGCACTTTTGGCAATACCTATTTAACTTTTGAACCTTTACCCGGATTGAAAATCAAAACGTTAGCAGGTGCCGATGTACGGACTAACTTTTACGATGTATACAGCCCCTCAACGGTAGGCGGCTACAGGCAGTCGGCCCCTAAGCCTGCTGTGGCTACTGAAACTGATGGTAATATATACAATTACATCAGCGAAAACACCATCAACTATTCCCAAAGTATAGGCCGTCACAACTTTGATGTATTGGCGGGGTATACTTTTCAATCAGAAACCGCATCATCAACCACCATTAACGGTTCGGGCATACCGGATGATAATATCACTAATATTGCAGGTGCAAGTGCCTTCACCGCATCTACCGACCGGTATACCTGGGCTCAGATATCGTACCTGGCACGTATACAGTACAGTTACCTGGATAAGTATTTACTCTCCGGTACATTGCGTCGCGATGGGTCATCCCGTTTTGGCGATAATAACAAATGGGGCAATTTTCCGTCCGTTACGGCGGGATATGTGATTAGTAAAGAATCATTTTTCCCTCAGAATAATATTGTAACCTTTGCTAAACTACGTGCAAGCTGGGGCGCGGCAGGTAATAACCAGGTTGGTAACTACAGTGCTAAAGCGCTGGTTGGCTCAACATCTGTTAATCCTAATAACGTAAATAATTATAATTACAACTATGTTTTTGGCAGCACCCTTGCATCTGGCTTTGCTGCAACTACTACAGCCAACAATAACCTGACCTGGGAAACCAAGACCTCGACAGACCTGGGTATTGATATAGGCCTATTTCAGAACATTAACATAGCTGCCGATTACTATAACTCAACTACAAAAAACCTGTTGCTTGATGTACCTATTCCGGAGCAGTCGGGCTTTGTGTCATCCATCCAAAATATCGGGAAGGTGAGTAACGAAGGTTTTGAGCTTGAGTTAACAGGCAATAATTTAAAAGCCGGTGCATTTGTGTTTGGCTTTAATGGCAATATAGCTACCAACCAAAATAAAGTATTGGCGCTGGCACCTGGCCAAACGCAAATTATAAAAGGGGCGGAAAGTAATTTTGTAACCAAGGTAGGTGGTCCTGTTGCCGAGTATTATGGTTATAACATTACCGGAGTATACAAAGACCAGAACTCGATCAATGCCACCCCACACCTGGCCGGTACACTGGTAGGTGATTATATGGTGGAGGATGTGAACCATGACGGTGTTATTGACAGCCGCGACCAAAAAGGTTTCGGAACCTATAACCCCAAATTTACCTATGGCTTTGGCGGTAGCGTAAACTATAAAAGGTTTGAACTGAATGTATCTTTCAACGGTGTAGCCGGACGGAAGATCTTTGATCGCGGTTTAGCCACATTAGATGATTCGGGCGAGGGCTTTTCTATGCCAAGCCAGTATTATTTTGATAACCGTTATAATCCTGTCAGCAATCCTAACGGTACTTATGCCGCGCCAAATCTGGGTAACCTGTCGGCGGCGCGCAGGCTAACCAAATCAGCAAGTTTTTCTTATGATGATGCCAGCTATTTAAGGTTGCGTAACGTTCAACTGGCCTATAACCTGCCTGATGCCTGGACATCAAAAATAAAAGTAAGCCATATCCGCTTATATACTACGGCAAATAATTTATTCACCTGGACAAAATACAGGGGCTATAACCCCGATGCCACCAGCAGCAACGTGCTCACTAACGGGCTTGCCAATACCAACTACCCCGTTGCACGCTCATTCATATTTGGTGCAAATGTTACATTCTAA